In the genome of Bacteroides mediterraneensis, the window GCCGTCAGGAAGGTATTATCTTCATCGGCCCGGATCCGGAAACGATGGATGCCATGGGTGACAAGATTTCTGCCCGCAAGCACATGATTGCGGCGGGAGTTCCGGTGGTCCCAGGTACAGAGCAGCCTTTGCAGAGTGTAGAAGAGGCCAAAGAAATCTGTAATCAAATCGGTTATCCGGTCATGTTGAAAGCTTCCATGGGTGGTGGAGGTAAGGGTATGCGTCTCATCCACAGTGAAGATGAAGTGGAAGAAGCCTATAACACAGCCCGTTCGGAGTCTATGTCTTCTTTTGGTGACGATACCGTTTATCTGGAAAAATTTGTAGAAGAACCTCATCATATCGAATTCCAGATTCTGGGTGATAATTTCGGAAATGCCGTACATCTTTTTGAACGTGAATGTTCTATCCAGCGTCGTAACCAGAAAATCGTGGAAGAAACTCCTTCTCCTTTTGTCACTCCTGAATTGCGTCAGAAAATGGGTGAAGCAGCTGTGGCTGCGGCGAAGGCTGTGCATTACAAAGGAGCCGGTACGATTGAGTTTCTGGTCGACAAGCACCGCAATTTCTACTTCTTGGAAATGAATACCCGTTTGCAGGTAGAACATCCTATCACGGAAGAAGTGGTAGGTGTGGACCTGGTAAAGGAACAGCTTCGTGTGGCCAACAACGAGCCGCTCCACTTCAAGCAGGAAGACCTGCAGCAGCGCGGACATGCCATTGAATGCCGTATCTGTGCCGAGGATTCAGAAAACAACTTCATGCCTTCTCCGGGTGTCATCCGTCAGCTGATTGAGCCGAATGGCATCGGCGTACGTATCGACAGCTATGTGTA includes:
- the accC gene encoding acetyl-CoA carboxylase biotin carboxylase subunit — its product is MIHKVLIANRGEIAVRVMRSCREMGIRTVAVFSEADRTARHVLYADEACLIGPAASRESYLNIDKIIMAAKRHGVDAIHPGYGFLSENSEFARRCRQEGIIFIGPDPETMDAMGDKISARKHMIAAGVPVVPGTEQPLQSVEEAKEICNQIGYPVMLKASMGGGGKGMRLIHSEDEVEEAYNTARSESMSSFGDDTVYLEKFVEEPHHIEFQILGDNFGNAVHLFERECSIQRRNQKIVEETPSPFVTPELRQKMGEAAVAAAKAVHYKGAGTIEFLVDKHRNFYFLEMNTRLQVEHPITEEVVGVDLVKEQLRVANNEPLHFKQEDLQQRGHAIECRICAEDSENNFMPSPGVIRQLIEPNGIGVRIDSYVYESYEIPIYYDPMIGKLIVWATTREFAIERMRRVLYEYKITGLKTNIGYLRHIMNVPDFVEGHYNTLFIPKHQDMLREWAGQKEEETENIAMIAAYIDYLMNLEENKSASSDNRPISRWREFGLKKGVLRI